In one window of Photorhabdus laumondii subsp. laumondii DNA:
- a CDS encoding tail fiber assembly protein, producing MTEQKYALEHETAVLGEDGLAIQPGWIKVYHTNQITREFINAGIEYVMLGVSLSAHSYLDAPDFPDSDDVAVCRSEDGKCWEIVPDYRGKIAYDTLTLTQQKITELGELPETLTFKQPTTGFDKWDGTKWVTDNVALKANQIEQAEQQRVTLLRHASESIALLQDAVDLNIATEVEKSALLTWRKYRVMLNRVNISLSPDIEWPEQPR from the coding sequence ATGACAGAACAAAAATACGCGTTAGAACATGAAACCGCTGTATTGGGTGAAGACGGATTAGCAATTCAACCCGGTTGGATAAAAGTTTATCACACGAATCAAATAACAAGAGAATTTATTAACGCTGGTATTGAATATGTCATGCTCGGTGTCAGTTTATCAGCACATTCTTATTTAGATGCACCAGACTTTCCCGATTCTGATGATGTGGCTGTTTGTCGCAGTGAAGACGGTAAGTGTTGGGAGATCGTCCCTGATTATCGGGGGAAAATAGCTTACGACACGTTAACATTAACTCAACAGAAAATCACTGAACTGGGTGAATTACCTGAAACTCTGACCTTCAAGCAACCGACCACCGGTTTTGATAAATGGGATGGCACAAAATGGGTCACTGATAATGTAGCTCTAAAAGCAAATCAAATTGAACAAGCGGAACAGCAGCGTGTAACTCTGTTGCGACACGCGAGTGAATCCATTGCATTACTGCAAGATGCTGTTGATTTAAATATCGCTACCGAAGTAGAAAAATCCGCCTTACTGACATGGAGAAAATATAGGGTAATGCTCAATAGAGTAAATATTTCATTGTCTCCCGATATTGAATGGCCGGAACAGCCGAGGTAA
- a CDS encoding phage tail protein — MSPKNDFKALSVINNKNIVSQEKYKISSDLQTEFPSNDVHSHLLNKALDQSSTISAVIANFIAEQSGEDVLDNGDITKLTAQLNKALEQKISDTSNIPVGIPVPWPTAVPPAGWLQCNGAVFDKSKFPKLAEAYPDGNLPDLRGEFIRGWDDRRGIDSGRRILTHQGDAIRNIQGSFAGMIALNYHLATRGAFYASQVLGIATDGSFKSINISDTDTPYGFGFEASRVVPVASENRPRNIAFNYIVRAA; from the coding sequence ATGAGTCCCAAGAATGATTTTAAAGCTCTCTCTGTTATTAATAATAAAAACATAGTGAGTCAAGAGAAATATAAAATAAGTTCGGATTTGCAGACAGAGTTTCCTTCAAATGATGTTCACTCTCATTTGTTAAATAAGGCGTTGGATCAATCATCAACTATATCAGCCGTCATAGCTAATTTTATTGCGGAACAATCTGGCGAGGATGTTTTAGATAATGGTGATATAACCAAGCTTACCGCTCAATTAAATAAAGCATTAGAACAGAAAATTTCAGATACCTCTAACATTCCTGTCGGTATTCCTGTTCCTTGGCCGACTGCCGTGCCGCCTGCTGGGTGGTTGCAGTGTAATGGGGCGGTCTTTGATAAGTCGAAATTTCCGAAATTAGCAGAAGCTTATCCTGATGGTAACTTACCTGATTTGAGAGGAGAATTTATTCGGGGTTGGGATGATAGACGAGGTATTGATAGTGGCCGTAGAATTTTAACGCATCAGGGGGATGCTATCCGAAATATTCAGGGTTCGTTCGCCGGCATGATAGCACTAAATTATCATTTGGCAACAAGAGGGGCTTTTTATGCTAGTCAAGTTCTTGGAATAGCGACAGATGGCAGTTTCAAATCGATAAATATTTCTGACACAGATACTCCATACGGCTTTGGGTTCGAGGCGTCAAGGGTTGTTCCTGTAGCCTCAGAGAACCGCCCTCGCAACATAGCATTTAATTACATAGTGAGAGCGGCGTAA
- the pgsA gene encoding CDP-diacylglycerol--glycerol-3-phosphate 3-phosphatidyltransferase, which produces MQLNIPTWLTLFRIALIPFFVLAFYLPFTWAPMVCAIIFIVAAATDWFDGFLARLWKQTTRFGAFLDPVADKIMVAAALVLVSEHYHTWWITLPAATMIAREIIISSLREWMAELGKRSSVAVSWMGKVKTTAQMAALIALLWRPNFEFELGGFILLYVATVMTFWSMFQYINAAWSDLREA; this is translated from the coding sequence ATGCAATTAAATATACCAACATGGCTCACTCTATTTCGTATCGCCCTGATCCCATTTTTTGTCCTGGCATTCTATTTGCCATTCACATGGGCGCCGATGGTTTGTGCCATAATTTTTATTGTCGCTGCGGCGACAGACTGGTTTGACGGTTTTCTCGCTCGCCTTTGGAAACAGACAACTCGCTTTGGCGCATTTCTTGATCCTGTCGCGGACAAAATCATGGTTGCGGCCGCATTAGTCTTAGTTTCCGAACACTATCATACATGGTGGATAACCCTGCCCGCAGCAACCATGATAGCGCGTGAAATTATCATCTCTTCTCTCAGAGAATGGATGGCTGAATTAGGCAAACGCAGTAGTGTTGCCGTTTCCTGGATGGGTAAGGTAAAAACGACAGCACAGATGGCAGCGTTAATTGCTTTATTATGGCGCCCTAATTTTGAATTCGAATTGGGTGGATTCATATTACTTTATGTTGCTACGGTGATGACATTTTGGTCAATGTTTCAATACATAAATGCGGCTTGGTCTGATTTGCGTGAAGCTTGA
- the uvrC gene encoding excinuclease ABC subunit UvrC produces MTEQFDSKTFLKTVTSQPGVYRMYDTSGTVIYVGKAKDLKKRLASYFRAQVTSRKTESLVKNIVQIDVTVTHTETEALLLEHNYIKLYQPRYNVLLRDDKSYPYIFLSADKHPRLAMYRGAKHFKGEYFGPFPNTHAVRESLILLQKLFPIRQCEDSVYRNRSRPCLQYQIGRCLGPCVKGLVSEDEYQQQVDYIRLFLSGKDQQVLTRLIERMEQASQQLKFEDAARYRDQIQAVRQVTERQFVSGTDDDLDVISVAFDAGMACLHVLFIRQGKVLGSRSYYPKIPTGTTLDEIVQTFLGQFYLQGSQNRTLPSEILLDFTLPEKDILSDSLSEISGRKIHIQTRPRGDKARYLKLARTNATIALSTRLSQQSTIHQRLDSLTKLVKLAKIQRMECFDISHTMGEQTVASCVVFDSNGPLRSEYRRYNISGITPGDDYAAMNQVLRRRYGKALDESKIPDIIFIDGGKGQLAQAIDVFQSLDVEWDKTRPQLIGVAKGSDRKAGLETLFFATEDKSIALPPDSPALHVIQHIRDESHNHAITGHRQRRSKVRNTSTLESIEGVGPKRRQMLLKYMGGLQPLRNASVEEIAKVPTISYALAEKIYNALKH; encoded by the coding sequence GTAAAACCGAATCTCTGGTTAAAAATATTGTTCAGATAGATGTTACGGTTACGCATACCGAAACCGAAGCACTGCTGCTGGAGCATAATTACATTAAGCTCTATCAACCCCGATATAACGTTTTACTGCGAGATGACAAATCCTACCCTTACATTTTTCTCAGCGCAGATAAACATCCACGACTGGCAATGTACCGGGGAGCTAAACATTTCAAAGGTGAATATTTCGGCCCATTTCCAAACACTCATGCGGTACGGGAATCATTAATCTTACTGCAAAAACTTTTTCCTATCCGACAATGTGAGGATAGTGTCTACCGCAATCGCTCGCGGCCATGCCTGCAATATCAAATTGGTCGCTGCCTTGGGCCTTGCGTTAAAGGGTTGGTAAGTGAAGATGAATATCAGCAGCAAGTTGATTATATTCGTCTGTTCCTTTCAGGCAAAGATCAGCAAGTTTTAACCAGATTAATTGAACGAATGGAGCAAGCCAGCCAGCAACTGAAATTTGAAGATGCTGCAAGATACCGTGATCAAATCCAGGCCGTTCGTCAGGTTACTGAAAGACAATTTGTTTCAGGAACAGACGATGACCTCGATGTTATCAGTGTTGCCTTTGACGCGGGCATGGCTTGCCTGCATGTACTGTTTATACGTCAGGGCAAAGTACTGGGTAGCCGAAGTTACTATCCTAAAATCCCGACAGGGACAACGCTTGATGAGATTGTACAAACATTCCTTGGCCAATTTTATTTACAAGGCAGCCAAAATCGGACTTTGCCCTCAGAAATTTTGCTGGATTTTACTCTGCCAGAGAAAGACATTTTGTCTGATTCTTTATCTGAAATATCCGGGCGAAAAATTCATATTCAAACCCGGCCCCGCGGAGATAAAGCCCGTTATCTGAAACTTGCCCGCACAAATGCAACAATTGCCCTATCGACCCGCTTATCACAACAATCAACTATTCACCAAAGATTAGACTCTCTCACCAAATTAGTTAAGTTAGCAAAAATTCAGAGAATGGAATGTTTTGACATTAGTCACACTATGGGAGAACAAACTGTTGCATCCTGTGTCGTCTTTGATAGCAATGGTCCACTACGTTCTGAATACCGGCGCTATAATATCAGTGGTATTACTCCCGGTGATGATTACGCTGCCATGAATCAAGTACTACGCCGTCGATACGGGAAAGCATTAGATGAGTCAAAAATTCCCGACATTATTTTCATCGATGGTGGTAAAGGGCAATTAGCTCAAGCAATCGATGTCTTTCAGTCTCTTGATGTTGAATGGGATAAAACGCGACCTCAATTAATAGGTGTTGCCAAAGGCAGTGATCGCAAAGCCGGGCTTGAAACGCTATTTTTCGCAACGGAGGATAAAAGTATCGCATTACCGCCGGACTCTCCTGCCCTGCATGTGATTCAGCATATTCGTGACGAATCACATAATCATGCAATAACCGGGCACCGTCAGCGTAGATCTAAAGTTAGAAACACCAGTACACTGGAATCTATTGAAGGCGTTGGACCAAAACGCCGACAAATGTTACTGAAATACATGGGAGGTTTGCAGCCTTTACGTAATGCAAGTGTCGAAGAGATCGCAAAAGTACCGACTATTTCCTATGCATTAGCAGAAAAAATTTATAATGCATTGAAACACTAA